One window of Caldilineales bacterium genomic DNA carries:
- a CDS encoding ester cyclase, with protein sequence MTNNRTNPPGYVFEAVDQTENIANKRRLIAIMQSLVDAGEADLADAVAAGYHAGAGVKVTHPLDELSDLAAVTEQLWRPLRRALPDLERRHDIVAGGRYRGAHWIGCSGHYVGTFEHDWLGIPATRGVVAVRFAEGHELREGKIAASYVFIDFLDLMRQAGCWPLAPSLGQEMRWLPPATHDGVILSPQDNALSQRAIERVLRMHAALHQFPGGPPTRAALDAMEMVKHWHPHFMYSGPAGIGTTRGLKGFEDYHQIPFLVAFPDRGGSAIGHFIRIGDGDYAVTGGWGYVQATHTGGGFLGMPPTGKRLAMRVMDFYRCDEETIVENWIPFDIPHLLLQMGVDVFDRMRRQLRR encoded by the coding sequence ATGACCAACAACAGAACCAACCCACCCGGTTACGTTTTCGAAGCCGTCGATCAGACGGAAAACATCGCCAACAAGCGACGGCTGATCGCGATCATGCAATCGCTCGTGGACGCGGGCGAGGCGGACCTGGCCGACGCCGTGGCGGCAGGCTATCACGCCGGCGCCGGCGTGAAGGTGACGCATCCGCTCGACGAACTGAGCGACCTCGCCGCAGTGACTGAGCAACTCTGGCGGCCGCTGCGGCGGGCGCTGCCCGACCTCGAGCGGCGCCACGACATCGTGGCCGGCGGTCGCTACCGCGGCGCTCACTGGATTGGCTGCAGTGGGCACTACGTGGGCACGTTCGAGCACGATTGGCTGGGCATCCCGGCCACGCGCGGCGTGGTGGCCGTGCGCTTCGCCGAGGGCCACGAACTGCGCGAGGGCAAGATCGCCGCCAGCTATGTCTTCATCGATTTCCTCGACCTGATGCGGCAGGCCGGCTGCTGGCCGCTGGCGCCCAGCCTGGGCCAGGAGATGCGCTGGCTCCCACCGGCCACGCACGACGGCGTCATCCTCAGCCCGCAAGACAACGCCCTCTCACAGCGCGCGATCGAGCGGGTGTTGCGTATGCACGCGGCGCTGCACCAATTCCCCGGCGGCCCACCTACCCGCGCTGCTTTGGACGCGATGGAGATGGTCAAGCACTGGCATCCCCATTTCATGTATTCCGGGCCAGCCGGGATCGGGACGACGCGCGGGTTGAAGGGCTTCGAAGACTACCACCAGATCCCCTTTCTGGTGGCCTTCCCCGACCGCGGCGGCAGCGCCATCGGCCACTTCATCCGCATCGGCGATGGCGACTATGCGGTGACGGGCGGCTGGGGCTATGTGCAGGCCACACACACGGGCGGCGGCTTCTTGGGCATGCCGCCCACGGGCAAGCGGCTGGCGATGCGGGTGATGGATTTCTACCGCTGCGACGAGGAAACGATCGTCGAGAACTGGATTCCGTTCGACATCCCCCACCTCTTGCTGCAAATGGGGGTGGATGTGTTCGACAGGATGCGGCGCCAACTGCGACGGTAG
- a CDS encoding ester cyclase gives MRRQDNKWFFQPFRAALYDCQASALPGQLRRLFAPACAIHLAFPFEDLVGPDELFEQAYRPLLAAIPDLERRDFIFIAGESKDQHWIGCAGHYVGVFEQPWLDIPPTQHLVAMRYHEFFRLEEERIVEMQALWDIPQVMMQASAWPMTPSLGVNWPAPAPATQDGLSSRPQAEASSAASLQLVLAMLTDMGKHPLGGGPEVMRLERYWHPKFCWYGPAGIGSMRGIAGFRRWHQIPFLKAMPDRHGAVTLAHTFFAEGGYVGTTGWPNMTMTISGDGWLGIAPSGQQITMRSLDFWRCEDGLIRENWVLVDLLHVYHQIGVDVRARMRELTAARR, from the coding sequence GTGAGACGCCAGGACAACAAGTGGTTTTTCCAGCCGTTCCGGGCGGCGCTGTATGATTGCCAGGCATCAGCGCTGCCGGGACAGTTGCGCCGGCTGTTTGCGCCCGCCTGCGCCATCCATCTCGCCTTCCCGTTCGAGGATCTGGTCGGGCCGGACGAGCTCTTCGAGCAGGCCTACCGGCCCCTGCTGGCTGCCATCCCCGACCTGGAGCGCCGCGATTTCATTTTCATCGCCGGCGAAAGCAAGGATCAGCACTGGATCGGCTGCGCCGGGCATTACGTCGGTGTCTTCGAGCAGCCCTGGCTCGACATCCCCCCCACGCAGCATCTCGTGGCCATGCGCTATCACGAGTTCTTCCGCCTCGAGGAGGAACGGATCGTGGAGATGCAGGCGCTGTGGGACATCCCCCAGGTGATGATGCAGGCCAGCGCCTGGCCGATGACGCCCAGCCTCGGCGTCAACTGGCCCGCGCCCGCTCCTGCCACCCAGGATGGCCTCTCTTCCCGCCCCCAAGCAGAAGCCAGCTCCGCCGCCAGCCTGCAACTGGTGCTGGCCATGCTCACCGATATGGGCAAGCATCCCTTGGGCGGCGGGCCGGAGGTGATGCGGCTGGAGCGCTACTGGCATCCCAAGTTCTGCTGGTACGGCCCGGCCGGCATCGGCTCGATGCGCGGCATTGCCGGCTTCCGCCGCTGGCACCAGATCCCCTTCCTCAAGGCCATGCCCGACCGCCACGGCGCCGTCACTCTCGCCCACACCTTCTTTGCCGAGGGGGGTTACGTGGGCACCACCGGCTGGCCGAACATGACGATGACGATCAGCGGCGACGGCTGGCTGGGCATCGCCCCTTCCGGCCAGCAGATCACCATGCGCAGCCTGGATTTCTGGCGCTGCGAAGATGGGCTGATCCGCGAGAATTGGGTGCTGGTGGACCTGCTACATGTCTATCATCAGATCGGCGTCGATGTCCGCGCCCGTATGCGCGAGCTGACGGCGGCGCGACGGTGA
- a CDS encoding carbohydrate ABC transporter permease: MDKVNNAWGRLAIHLALILFAVYSLLPFFWTLLQSFKTLPDANSRTPKFIFSPTWENYRDLWLRSVPENGAAIAFFLLAALVILVCLLLFARYIPVRTGFVYALVAVGFALLLWGIPRLVDVAKFYDYFLNTLLVTVGTITISISIGCLAGYGLARYNGLAGVVILVAALGFRALPRLAFILPYYWIGAALNLLDTRLLLVITLVAVNQPFTIWMLRSFFMDIPKELEEAAMVDGCNRLTSFLRVIIPITWPGIISTALFTLLLAYNEFLLVRVLTQTNWTLPVAISRFTGGEDPRHLTLAAASAVSATIPIVIVILFFQKNLVKGLAAGAVKG, from the coding sequence ATGGACAAGGTCAACAATGCCTGGGGGCGGCTGGCGATCCACCTCGCTCTGATCCTGTTTGCAGTCTACAGCCTCCTGCCCTTCTTCTGGACGCTGCTGCAATCGTTCAAGACGCTGCCCGATGCCAATTCGCGCACGCCCAAGTTCATCTTCAGCCCCACCTGGGAGAACTACCGCGACCTGTGGCTGCGTTCTGTGCCCGAAAACGGCGCCGCCATCGCCTTTTTCCTCCTCGCCGCCCTGGTCATCCTCGTCTGCCTGCTTCTCTTTGCCCGCTACATCCCCGTCCGCACCGGCTTCGTCTACGCGTTGGTGGCGGTCGGGTTCGCCCTGCTGCTGTGGGGCATCCCGCGGCTGGTGGATGTGGCGAAATTCTACGATTACTTCCTCAACACGCTCCTCGTCACCGTGGGCACAATCACCATCTCGATCTCGATCGGCTGTCTAGCGGGATATGGCCTGGCCCGCTATAACGGGTTGGCCGGCGTGGTCATCCTTGTGGCGGCGTTGGGGTTCCGGGCCTTGCCGCGGCTGGCCTTCATCTTGCCCTACTACTGGATCGGGGCGGCGCTCAACTTGCTGGACACCCGTCTTCTGCTCGTCATCACCCTGGTGGCGGTCAATCAGCCTTTCACCATCTGGATGTTGCGCAGTTTCTTCATGGACATCCCCAAAGAACTGGAAGAAGCGGCGATGGTGGATGGCTGCAACCGCCTCACCTCCTTCCTGCGGGTGATCATCCCCATCACCTGGCCGGGGATCATCTCCACCGCCCTCTTCACCCTGCTTCTGGCCTACAACGAATTCCTGCTCGTGCGCGTCCTCACCCAAACGAACTGGACCCTGCCGGTGGCCATCTCGCGCTTCACCGGCGGCGAGGACCCGCGCCATCTCACCCTGGCCGCTGCCTCGGCCGTCTCGGCCACCATCCCGATCGTGATCGTGATCCTGTTCTTCCAGAAGAACCTGGTCAAGGGGTTGGCGGCGGGGGCGGTGAAGGGGTAG
- a CDS encoding sugar ABC transporter permease, producing the protein MSRGTFFRFAAPSMIVMTLLMVIPLLMAIWLGMNFFTYNNINSPQFIGLRNYIDVLTDPKFWQSFRFTAIYALIVVPATIFTGFTIALLLDQVSGLARGVYLSIFLLPFIIVPIVGTLMFKQLFEPSGLLRWLYQMLLDTKFRYSEVSVKALIILYGVWAMAPFSLVTYFAGLQTLSHDQIEAASIDGATRLQKIRHIVLPHLRSLTILILLISIMDAYRVFDSVFVISQMNPIYKADTVMTYTFQTAVTVQRLDKANAMAVLTVVGVMIVLIPNLIQAYRQQIEER; encoded by the coding sequence ATGAGTCGAGGCACTTTCTTCCGTTTTGCCGCCCCCAGCATGATCGTCATGACGCTGCTGATGGTGATCCCACTGCTGATGGCGATCTGGTTGGGGATGAACTTCTTCACCTACAACAACATCAACTCCCCGCAGTTCATCGGTCTGCGCAACTACATCGATGTTCTCACCGATCCCAAGTTCTGGCAATCCTTCCGTTTTACCGCCATCTACGCCCTGATCGTCGTGCCGGCGACCATCTTCACCGGCTTCACCATCGCCCTCTTGCTGGATCAGGTCTCCGGCCTGGCCCGCGGCGTCTACCTCTCGATCTTCCTGTTGCCGTTCATCATCGTCCCCATCGTGGGCACACTGATGTTCAAGCAGTTGTTCGAGCCGTCCGGCCTTTTGCGCTGGCTCTACCAGATGCTCTTGGACACGAAGTTTCGCTACAGCGAGGTCTCAGTCAAAGCCTTGATCATCCTCTACGGCGTCTGGGCCATGGCGCCTTTCTCGCTGGTGACCTACTTTGCCGGCCTACAAACGCTTTCGCACGATCAGATCGAAGCGGCTTCCATCGACGGCGCCACCCGCCTGCAGAAGATCCGCCACATCGTCCTCCCCCACCTGCGGTCCCTGACGATTCTCATCCTGCTGATCTCGATCATGGACGCCTACCGCGTCTTCGATAGCGTCTTCGTCATCTCGCAGATGAACCCGATCTACAAGGCCGATACGGTGATGACCTACACCTTCCAGACGGCGGTCACCGTGCAGCGGCTGGACAAGGCCAATGCCATGGCCGTGCTCACCGTCGTCGGCGTCATGATCGTCCTCATCCCCAATCTGATCCAAGCCTACCGGCAACAAATCGAGGAGCGTTAA